Proteins from one Fusobacterium sp. SYSU M8D902 genomic window:
- a CDS encoding CoB--CoM heterodisulfide reductase iron-sulfur subunit A family protein, which yields MQRVGVFVCWCGNNIAGTVDVEKVAEVAKDIPGVVYSMNYQYMCSEIGQTMLKDAIKEHNLTRVVVASCSPRMHETTFRNAAEKAGLNPYLVEIANIREHCSWVHKNKEEGTEKAISLVKAAVAKALLNAPLTAGESQVEKRALVIGGGIAGIQTALDIADAGYKVDIVEKQPSIGGKMAQLDKTFPTLDCSACILTPKMVDASMHPNITLHTYSEIEAVNGYVGNFTVSIKKKARYVDMDKCTGCGICVEKCPSRKATNEFEENLTNRGAIYKAFAQAVPNVPVIDTTQCIKMKTGKCGICEKLCTAKAIDFTQKDEIIEQKYGAIVVATGYDLIDLSKFGEYNYSHPNVITSLEFERLTNAAGPTHGKLLKLSDHTKPKKVVFVQCVGSRDTSERGKSYCSKICCMYTAKHAMLLRDKYPDIEAYVFYIDVRTPGKNFDEFQRRAVEEYGVQYIKGMVGKVFPQGDKLMVNGVDALTGQTVVIDADMVVLAAATKAKDDAVALKRKLNISGDTNNFFTEAHPKLKPVETASAGIYLAGACQGPKDIPETVAQASAAAAKAIILLSKDKLVTNPCVSSVNTDLCSGCGQCAEMCPYDAITLKMTDLNDHGKIVRKLVATVNEALCQGCGGCTVSCRPGALDLKGFSNKQIMAEVDAICRL from the coding sequence TTGCAAAGAGTTGGAGTTTTTGTATGCTGGTGTGGTAATAACATAGCAGGAACAGTAGATGTTGAAAAAGTTGCAGAAGTTGCTAAAGATATACCAGGCGTTGTATATTCAATGAATTATCAATATATGTGCTCTGAGATTGGTCAAACAATGTTAAAAGATGCTATCAAAGAACACAATTTAACTAGAGTAGTAGTTGCTTCATGTTCACCAAGAATGCATGAAACAACATTTCGTAATGCAGCTGAAAAAGCTGGATTAAATCCATATCTTGTAGAGATAGCAAATATTAGAGAACACTGTTCATGGGTTCACAAAAATAAAGAAGAGGGTACAGAAAAAGCTATATCTCTTGTTAAGGCTGCAGTTGCTAAGGCACTATTAAATGCACCACTTACAGCTGGAGAGAGTCAAGTAGAGAAAAGAGCCTTAGTAATTGGTGGAGGTATTGCTGGAATACAGACAGCTTTAGATATTGCTGATGCAGGTTATAAAGTTGATATTGTTGAAAAACAACCAAGTATCGGTGGAAAGATGGCTCAATTAGATAAAACTTTCCCTACATTAGACTGTTCTGCTTGTATATTAACACCAAAAATGGTTGATGCTTCAATGCATCCAAATATCACTCTACACACATATAGTGAAATTGAAGCTGTAAATGGATATGTAGGAAATTTTACAGTTTCTATTAAAAAGAAAGCTAGATATGTAGATATGGATAAGTGTACAGGTTGTGGTATCTGTGTAGAGAAATGCCCTTCTAGAAAAGCTACAAATGAATTTGAAGAAAATCTTACTAATAGAGGAGCAATCTATAAAGCTTTTGCTCAAGCAGTACCAAATGTTCCAGTTATTGATACAACTCAATGTATAAAGATGAAAACTGGTAAATGTGGTATCTGTGAAAAACTTTGTACAGCTAAAGCTATAGATTTTACTCAAAAAGATGAGATAATAGAGCAAAAATACGGGGCTATAGTTGTGGCAACTGGTTATGATCTAATAGATCTTTCTAAGTTTGGAGAGTATAACTATAGTCATCCAAATGTAATTACTTCATTGGAGTTTGAGAGATTAACAAATGCAGCTGGACCTACTCATGGTAAACTTCTAAAGCTTTCAGATCACACTAAGCCTAAAAAAGTTGTCTTTGTACAATGTGTTGGTTCAAGAGATACTAGTGAAAGAGGAAAATCATACTGCTCTAAAATATGTTGTATGTATACTGCTAAACATGCAATGTTATTAAGAGATAAATATCCTGATATAGAGGCATATGTTTTCTATATAGATGTAAGAACACCTGGTAAAAACTTTGATGAATTTCAAAGAAGAGCAGTTGAGGAGTATGGAGTACAATATATCAAAGGTATGGTAGGAAAAGTATTCCCTCAAGGGGATAAACTCATGGTAAATGGTGTAGATGCTCTCACAGGTCAAACTGTGGTAATAGATGCTGATATGGTTGTATTAGCAGCTGCAACTAAAGCTAAAGATGATGCTGTTGCTTTAAAAAGAAAATTAAATATAAGTGGAGACACAAATAATTTCTTTACTGAAGCTCATCCTAAATTAAAACCAGTAGAAACAGCTTCAGCAGGAATATATTTAGCAGGAGCTTGTCAAGGTCCTAAAGATATACCAGAGACAGTAGCTCAAGCAAGTGCTGCTGCTGCTAAAGCTATTATCCTTTTGAGTAAGGATAAACTAGTTACAAATCCTTGCGTTTCATCAGTTAATACTGATCTTTGTAGTGGTTGTGGTCAATGTGCTGAAATGTGTCCATATGATGCTATTACATTAAAAATGACAGATCTAAATGATCATGGAAAAATTGTTAGAAAACTTGTAGCTACTGTAAATGAAGCTCTGTGTCAAGGTTGTGGAGGTTGTACAGTATCTTGTCGTCCAGGGGCACTTGATCTAAAAGGATTTTCAAATAAACAAATTATGGCGGAGGTAGATGCAATATGTCGTCTGTAG
- a CDS encoding hydrogenase iron-sulfur subunit has translation MSSVEKIEKEEFKPLIVAFCCNWCSYAGADLAGTSRLNYPANVKIIRVPCSCRVNTNFIIRAFQKGADGVVIAGCHPGDCHYSTGNYYTRRRFSIFINLLEYLGIEKERFKIDWISAAEANKFATVMNEVLENVHRLGPNKKLKDGRWK, from the coding sequence ATGTCGTCTGTAGAAAAAATAGAGAAAGAGGAGTTTAAACCTTTAATAGTTGCATTCTGCTGTAACTGGTGTAGTTATGCAGGAGCTGATCTTGCAGGAACTAGTAGATTGAATTATCCTGCAAATGTAAAGATTATAAGAGTTCCTTGCTCTTGTAGAGTTAATACCAATTTTATAATAAGAGCTTTTCAAAAAGGGGCTGATGGAGTAGTCATAGCTGGTTGTCATCCTGGAGATTGTCACTATTCAACAGGAAATTACTACACAAGACGTCGTTTCTCAATCTTTATAAATCTTCTTGAGTATCTAGGGATTGAAAAAGAGAGATTCAAAATTGACTGGATATCAGCAGCTGAAGCAAATAAGTTTGCTACAGTTATGAATGAGGTTTTAGAAAATGTTCATAGACTTGGACCAAATAAAAAGTTGAAGGATGGTAGATGGAAATAA
- a CDS encoding 4Fe-4S dicluster domain-containing protein has protein sequence MEIMTEKIREIAKEALLNNKVQMVIGWEKGDFSFESTPVFITEADKVDSLVFDNYCVNNLSKYLIEESKKYEKIGIFLKGCDSLGFNQLLRDNRIERDKIYVWGLPCSGMLDSKNKKYSKCENCLHPNPVVYDELIGDEIVSSGDPEERFREVKILENMSADERYEFWSNEFSRCIRCNACRNICPACSCVKCVFDNDDINVLGKANLETENGFFHLTRAYHVAGNCVDCGECARVCPAHIRLDLLNRKIIKDLNETYGEWEAGMDSTTPSPLVSYTLEDKDNFAVKKGGK, from the coding sequence ATGGAAATAATGACTGAAAAAATTAGAGAAATAGCCAAAGAAGCTCTTTTAAATAATAAAGTTCAGATGGTTATTGGATGGGAAAAAGGTGACTTTTCTTTTGAATCTACTCCTGTTTTTATAACTGAAGCTGATAAGGTAGATTCCCTTGTGTTCGATAACTACTGTGTAAATAATTTAAGTAAATACTTAATTGAAGAGAGTAAAAAATATGAAAAGATTGGAATTTTCTTAAAAGGGTGTGACTCTTTAGGATTTAATCAACTATTAAGAGATAACAGAATTGAGAGAGATAAAATATATGTTTGGGGTCTGCCTTGCTCTGGAATGTTAGATTCTAAAAATAAGAAATATAGTAAATGTGAGAATTGTCTTCATCCTAATCCCGTAGTTTACGATGAACTAATAGGAGATGAAATAGTCTCTTCTGGTGATCCAGAGGAGAGATTTAGAGAGGTTAAAATCCTTGAAAATATGAGTGCTGATGAAAGATATGAGTTTTGGTCAAATGAATTTTCAAGATGTATAAGATGTAATGCTTGTCGTAATATCTGTCCAGCATGTAGCTGTGTAAAGTGTGTATTTGATAATGATGATATAAATGTATTGGGAAAAGCTAACTTAGAAACTGAAAATGGATTTTTCCATTTAACAAGAGCTTATCATGTCGCAGGAAACTGTGTAGATTGTGGTGAATGTGCAAGAGTGTGTCCAGCTCATATAAGGCTAGATCTTCTCAATAGAAAGATAATAAAAGATCTAAATGAAACTTATGGTGAATGGGAAGCAGGAATGGATTCAACTACACCTTCACCACTAGTATCTTATACTTTAGAGGATAAAGATAATTTTGCAGTAAAAAAAGGAGGGAAATAA